The genome window TCTActaggaaataaatcaaaattactaattttcttaacatattttaaagttacaCTTCTTCTTAATATTTAGTGAGAAaactgtgattattttttaaatatcataaaatccTTCAATCTACTTCGAAGTGAAATTTAAATCTCTCTGGTGCTATTTTAAAGTTATAGATTAATGGGGTattcttttccttattcattACAGAAAATTCTGTACCAAGTATTTCGGGTGTGACAATGAGCTGCACAAACCTCTTCTGAAAAGCAGACTTCCTGCCCTTGACGTTGGCAGCACTTTTCCAGGAGGCCAGAGAAATCGGCGATCACCGCCTCAAGTTGTTCCTCTGTTATTTGTGGCTTTTGCTTTACAAGGTTAATGAGAAACCTatgattaaaagcaaaacaaaatacaagagAAGTCTGTTATGCAATGGTATTTTTCTAAAGCCTTCCTAGCAGAGAATTTTCAGAGCCCTAGCAACCCTCACGTAAACGCTCACTCCATCAACCCATCGCCAGACTTAACACGTACACCTTGTCTAATGCTTTCGTCAGCAAGACTGAGACTGGAAACATGCCAAGCGTTCCCTTGGTTTGGACTTATGCAGATTAAAGATGAGACACTATTTCATAGTTCCACCATACTTATGTGTAGTGAAATACAGTGTTTTTCTTACTTGCCAGAACATCATTTCCAGTTCGCTCTTCTAAAGTATGTCTTATCCATGCTCAAAGGCCCAGATTTCCAAACCTCTGCCATCCTTAATTATCACACCTTTACCTGAGCACTGGTTCTACTAATTTCCTGTACTACTCATTTAAGCAATATTTTCATGTTGGAATTAATGTTGACCCGAGGAATAGGGAAGTGCCATAGTAGGTGGCATTCTTGCTGTACCTTGAAACATGCCTCAAATAGTGACAGacaaaaaagggaagaacagGTTTTCCAAAAGGAAGGTAGATCATTTACAAAGCCAGCAAGTATTAAAATGCATGGGAAGTTGGAGAACACGAGTTCCAATGACTTGCATTACCAACACCATTATGGAATGCCTCCCACAAAGAATTGAAATGTGCATTCCATTTTTAACACTGATACTTCACGGCTGAATCAAATATTATGGTTATTCTCTTCAAAGAGTAAATAGTGTGAAAAAAGATTCAATGATGTTTTTCCAGTGCTTTGGAATGTTACTACCCAGACTTACTCCAAAGATATATCCCAATTCTCAAAAATAGATAGCCCGTTTTCCCTTGATCTACAAATGCATCACAACAATAGTTACAACAGAAACTACTTTTACAAATAGGAAGTTGTCTGCCCTAGTGGATTTTTCCAGACTTATGTCCCAATGAGGCAGTGACGACGCTGAGACAAAATTATTATGAAAGCCACTGTAAGTGCTTTGGGGTAATAATGATCACCTAGTGAGCCCAACAGTGTTGGGTGTGTAAGGTAGAAATCTCAACTGCTGTTTAGTGCTGCCAGTCCTCTCCATGCTAGTGAATAACAGTGTCTTACTGTTGCTTCATTGTTTGCAGTGCTACACCCTGAGCTTGGCACAGATCCTTGTGGAAGATGAACTTGTCATCAGAGAATGGTGGAGGGACATATGTTTCATCCACCACCAAACTGCTGAAGCATGGCCTCCTGTTGGCATATGAAGAAGTGCAGCACTGGCCAACACCAGGGTTTATAGGACTCTCTTCATGCCTGATGCATAATTGTCCGATAATAAGGCCAGCCTAGGTAGGAGAACGAGACAGAAGAAAGCAAGGAGACTGGGCATTAGCCATAAAATTGATTCAGGTTTCCAGAAAATTGTTGCAATCATTTTTAATGtccataatttataattaatattacaGGAAAAGTTGCTATCTGTGTAGGATTATGTGTTGGCACAATGTAGATTCTTGTTTACCCATTTGTTTGGGATAAGCGTCAGCATTTAGTGACAGATGTTCCATAGGTGACGTTGAAGACAATTCCTTCAGCTATTTGAGTCGGCTATTTGAAACATGCTTCCAGTTACATATATACTTCCAAAGGGGAAAATGTCTCTGCAGTGACCTAGGAGATGGCTTACATTTTCCGTGTATATCTAGTTGAGCTTTCCACTTTACTTTGGGGATTCAGAGAATTACCTTCTGAATGTAAGAATAGCACATACCTAGCCCTTtcatatacatctatatatacatatatgcatacagcTGATATATAATCctaattgaaaagaaataaggccagggtgtgtgtgcacgtgtgtgtctTTAAGGCTTTCCTAATGTAGAATCCTCCTACCTCCCACACTTCAGAGATATTTCTTAAGCAGCTAGCAATAATTTGTAATCAGGGACAGCATATTTTATGTGCGTCCTACGTATCAGTCTGGCATCGAGTGAGCTACACGGATTACCTCGTTTAAGATAGCCATCAGGAGAGGGTGGTACAGTTTTTATTCTCAAAGGTCTGATGAAAAAACTCAAGCTTAGTGAGATAACTAGCTTCCCTGTGTGACACGGGTAACAAGTGGTGAAAGTGGGATGAGAATGTAGGCAGAAGGCTCTATACTATAGACTCTAGAACCTATACTCCTGAACTTTACACCATCCTGTGTCCTCCCATCCTCTCAAAATTTGGAATTCAATAAGTGATAAAGACGATGCTTAATCACAGGAAATTTCCCTTTTACTCTAACCTTTGGCAAAAAATTCCAGGTCATGAAGACTAACTAGCAAATAACTCCCCATtatcaaaaacaggaaaagggaaaaagtagatatacagctttattcacaattacaacttgaaggggaaaaataataattaaaaaattgcCCTGTAATCATATGTATGACATGAGTGACAAGAAGTGAAAATTGTTGGCATTACTAACTGCAAAGTCATTTGCTATTCAGAACACAGGACTTACCCTGTTCTATAACGTATACCCTGTCAAAGGGAATAAATTTTCCCTAATATCATAAAAAGATTAtgctagaaaagacaaaaatataggtatggctaaaactaaaatgactaattttaatctataaaagttgaaactttttctttttttttctaacattaaaGTAAGTATTTGgtgaacaaaaagaggaaatcatgaaTTGCAGTATGTGTGGGTCATTCTATCTTTCCTGTACATAAAGCTCGCCCAGACATTGCTGAGTAGACCGGCTGCACTTCCACGAACCATTCCAGAAGGATGGGTAGCCTGGCCACATGCCGCTCGTTCACAGCTGAGTTCTCTCATCCCCTCCAACTGTCACTAATCAAATAAGTCCAGGAAAGTCATCTCCACATTGGTTTTTACTATGTCCCCTAAATGGTAATATAAGCCTATTTTAAGTTAAACAGGTCAGAAACAAAATGAGACTAAACAAAACACTCACCGCTTGCTCCCCACAGGTCAATTGTTTGTCCTCACTGAGTTGGCAACAAGTGGCTGCTGCGGTTGCCATTTTTCTGGTCAAAGCTATCAGCTCAGGTGGGGTCAGCTGAGGGGCTTTCTTTGTGTAAGCAACAAGAAACCTGAAAGAAGCATTTTTCACCAAATTCTGCTGAGTCATTCACAAGGTTTTAGATTCCTCGCTCCTTCTCAAAGCCCTTCTTTTGGTATCAGAAGACATGAAGTCTGCACATTTGTTTCATCCACGTGGTATTTGGACTAACTTTTGAGATGTGTTTACTCTAACAGTCACTACGTGTACTCCTATTACACCAACATATCACAGTGGGAAAACAAACTCTGCGCAGGAGGCTCATTCCTGTTTCCAAGCTCAAAAGCATCACTGATTTTTAACTTTGACTTTTTGGTATTTTAACCAGGACAGACTAGGATAGAATGGAAATCTGCTGCAAAAATCTGCTTGGTTTGGGGAAGCGGAAGCCCGGGTAGCACAGATCAGACTTCACAGTGCATTCTGTTGCTCCTATAACAGGGGAGTGGGGAAGGCTACCTGCCGGCAGGGGAAACTGGGTGATCAGATCACACTGACTTCCCATCCAAAGCAGGGCTCAGATTAGAGCAGCCACGGGTGACTAATTTACACGTATATTTCCTTGCCAGTTAATAACTTTAAATCACTACAGATACTGTTAAAAAACATACGCATTCTGTAGGTAATAGTCTCCTAATTTCTGGAAGAGGCCGCAGCTTCGCTTGGCCAGCGCTTGGCCCTCCTGGATATATTTCTGTAATTCTTCTTCCTGAAAACAAAAGCATTATTACGTACCATTTTTTACTCTTTCTGGACACataactttatatataaaaattgaccAATAATGTTTTATTCTAATACCAATCTTGAAGAAATCAgttttagagggttttttttttaatattaaacacGGTAGAGCGtgaattgtgagaattaaagcAAATGGACATTGGGGAGATTAAGTTTAAAACCTTGTGAATCACAAGGTTATTTGATGACAGAACTCAATCTTTGGATAAAGGATTACAGCTCTTTCCATACAAAATTCTTGCCTTTCTGGAGCTGTTCGAAAATGAATATCATCTGTATTTTGTGCGTCAAAGAACTTTTGgccaacatttttatttctaaagtaaGCCACTAGTTGTTGACTACTAGTTAGTAAATACTTAATATCTAGATGACTGGTTAATAGATATAACTAGCTAACGACTAGTTAATAACTAGGTGCTTTCAAACAAACAGCATTTTTAACTCATGATAGCAATCCAGTTTTTCAGATTCTCCCTAAAAAGCTAGAGCAATTTACCCCTTTATCCTGGCATTCAAGAGGGTTTTCAGACTGGGAACACTTCTCCAAGAACTCCTGGTATCCTTTAGCAACTCTTAGAATTACTGGGACAGCAAGCTTAGTATGCCTTCTTGAATATTCATAAGTAAATCTGAAATATGcgtgaaaaaaaatcatgttattgGAATTAACAGACAAATCATTCTTATGTTATATGGCATGCAGAATTAAAATTCAAGTAAATAAACctagaaatcaaatattattttaactataTGCATGGCAAAACgattaataaaaatatagtccctcaaattgttttaaaattaccttttcttttcttttgcaccCTTCACTTTGGGTTTTCAATTATGGActgtatattcattcattcaacaaatatttttctagtgCCTACTCTATGCAAACATTTCGTTAAGCAGAAAGGATTTAATAATGTATGAGATAAAGTGCTTGGCCTCTTGAAAGCATACATTAtagggagacagaaaagaataaaaaagaaaggggtCATCTAATTTCAGGTGGTGATAAACCAAcgaagagaaataaaggaagatagaAGAGAGCGAAACGGGTGACACCTAACTTAGAGTGTGTGATGAAGGAGCGTCTCTCTGCGTATGTCTTTGGAAAAGAAACCTgggtgaaggaagccagacaagTGTCTGGGGGGATGGTCATTCTTGGCTGAGAAAATTTCTCCTGCAAAGAACCTTTCCAATTGAACAACTGcttctattaaataaataattagctTTAGATGTGTACGGATGcataaatttaaagataattccTGAATTTATTAATTGTATTCCCAGGTTATAGAAATTGGTGATATTAGTTTTGCCACCAATAAATTGTCAACATGGGTTTCTTAAGTCTGCATGTGGTTCTTGTTTGCGTAATTTATGTAGCTGTGCAAACAATGTGTGGCTGTCTAATTTTAATGCAACAATACGATAACATCCTCAgggaatattaaaaagaaaattgggcCATTATTTTCATTACTACATTAGAAGCAGTGTCTTAAATTTAGAAAGACCCTTGGAGATCATTAAGTACAATGTCCTAAGAGTTGCCCACATCCCTTCTCTGATAATGTCCCTAGATACACACTGTACAATAAGGGAAAATGTATTAACACTTGCTTCCCTTAAAGGCGAATAGAACGAAAAATGTCTTATCAATTATACTACAAGAAACTACAATTCTGCAAATGTCTGTAAACATGTTCTGATTTTCTTACAGAAATTAAACATGTATTCCATAACTAGCAAATCAATTGCTCCAATAAAACCCCTTCTATCTAGCATTATCTGTTGAGttatattttggagaaaagttttaaaaacatgctCAGTGAAAAGGTACATTTTTAATCATGAACCCTCTGTTACAAAAATACCCACATCCTATTGGGAAGTTCAATGGCGGTCCTCGTGTGAGTAATCCTTACATGGATGACAATGTTTCTGATTCCAGAGATACggatacaaaataaaattccGCCTCAGAAGCAAGCCAGCTAATCACAGCAAGGGTGAAATTCTCATCCCTATAAGATAGATCCCATTCCTTATCCACTAGCTATctgcttaaatatattttggctCAGAACATTCTAGCATTACCCTCACATGAGCTCAAAAACCATAGCCATCACTCCCCATTTCAACAGCACAAAGCTATCAGCCACATAATAATCTTTACTTGTGTGAACACACATTTACAGAGTATGTTACCTGGCCATGAAGAGatctttttcctttgaagaaaactggttgaaatctctctctcctaAAAGTCTATTTAGGTTTGGAGATAAGCCTTCAGGTTTGTCATCATTTTCAGCATGAATTATGCATTGAGCAAGTTCAACTGTGGGCAATTTACAGCATTCGACTATGCTGCTTGACAGAATATCTTCTTGAGAACATACGTAGGATATAAGTTTTTCCTgtaacaggaaaaataaagcGTAAGTTTTAAAGGTTTATCCTTTAATGCAGACCCTCAGGGCCAGTTCTAGGAAGGAATAcaagaagggagggggagggagggtggcagggagaagggaggaagaagaaagaaaacattttacctGTCTCCCACTTCAGCGTCTTCTCCCTACTTtgcctttcctcattcctttccaCCTACCCGTTTGCTCACTCCTTTTTCGTAGTTGTCAGCTAAAAccaactgttttattttaataggaaCCTTTTAACACAAGAAAGATATGCACTCCTCAAACCAAATGACGTGCACGTTCTTTCTCTTAGTATTGAAATTTGCTACGAAGAGACATTTGCTGTTGACGTCATGATGTGGAGGGCAAACTTTCTGTTCCATCTTAACGGAACAATCTGCAGTGACCCACTATGACCTCCAGAGGGCAGTCTATAATAGATAAGGAAATGGCAGCACACCCGAAGCGGCCAGAAGGAAGCAGAGGTTCCATATCCCTGTCACAGGACTGAAAATTCTGTGTATTCTCAGCAGGGACAACTAGAACTCATCATTCAGCTGTTAAAATCCAACTTACGTGCCatactgaaattaatttttccGTTTTAAAGGAAAAGGATGATTATGAGCTCCAAAACTTGAaaaacttaattttgaaaaaaatgactgtacaaattagtaaaatcattaattaaaagtgagaaaacagacctcaaagaaatataaaatagttctTATTACTGTCTCTAATATACAGATAAATacttctaaaaggaaaaataaatgaaatgggaaaatgtgtCTTTAGGGCAGCCTTCTCTGAGCTCATCTTTCCTAACTCCTCACACCAGGTTTGTCTGCCTGTCTCAAAGACTGTCACCCTCAGGCCTCTCCTGCAGCCTCGGCTTCTTGCTGACATCTAAGATTTTCTCAGCCAAACTTCCATGGGACTGGGCTGAAATGAGCACTTAATCCTCACTTTCAACCTTCTCGAAACCATGTTCCAGCCCTGGTTTCAAGCCATTTGAGTATCTAAGAGCAATGATTGTGAGCCTCCTTGGAGAAGAAGGTGTGTTACAGGGGACCAGGGAGGGAGTAATTTGGGGATAGACAGGCCTCTTGAACAACATCTAGAAAGCCTAGGGTTGGCCCAAAATAGACCAACACCGCAGTGCTTACATTGCAATTGATTATGGCATGCTCGAGGATCCTGTCTTTGAGGTCTTTTGTTTTCGATTTTTCACTCTCTTAGAACCCTTTATTCACACCTCTCTTTGGTACGCCTAGCCTTTTACCTTGTAGAACAGTGTCTTGTGttctttgtgttgttttcttgTATTCATATAATAGATGTGTGAATATATAACAGAGTgccttccatgtgccaggcattgtgttggTAGCTTATGGAGAAAACAGTAAACAAGTTCCTAAACCCAACGAGGTCACATGGCTCACCTCTCCTATCAGACTATAAATTCCTTGAGGTCAACTTGTGCCTTCATAACAAGTGTCCCTCACAGTTGCTAGCGCATGGAaaatattcaatacatatttgttgaatgaaagaataaatggatagaaaaacaaaTACGTTAAGTAAAGGATCTGCCACCAAGATCCTGTGTGGAGGCCTCCTGAGATGTCATCCTCTCCTTTAGAAATAAGAATGAATGGGCACTGGTCTCTCAAGAGGAGAGCACCGCTTAAGCGAAAGCAAGACTAAAAAAGTTCTGCTACCAAAATACCTGTAACTTCACTCATTTGGCTAGTTACCATACCCTGTGACCAACTCAAGTCAGACAACCTCCTTCCATTTAGAATGAGAGCAAAcgaaagaaaaaagagtggaaatatttcttttttaggaagtAAGACTCTTTACCCCATCCTGCACACACTCCTCCACGTTTCCCCTGCAACATTCCTCATGTGCGTGGGCCACATCCAGGACTAGCTTCTGAATTTCAGTAAAATTAGCCTTGGAATACCTTTGACTCAGTGTGGTAACCGTTCTAGAGGGGGAAAAAGGAGTTAGAACTCAATCTTGGTTatctaacaaaattaaataacatttatggaGTATTGGTATAGTGGCAGCTCCAAAGAGAAAGAACTGGAATGGTCTtcttgattaaaaagaaaaggaaaagtgacaCAAGTCTTGTCAATTCCAGCCCCATCTTTCAAGGCAGTGGCTCTGTGAACTGTGACCTGGCCCCACAAATGGTTTGGAGGGGATTTATCTTTCCCTAAAACCTTTCCTGTGAATCACAATGAAATCTATCTTTTGGCTGTTCATCCCTGATGCTAAGCATTTGGGATCATTGCAGTGAGTTagtggaaaaaatttaaaaggataaacaattaagaaatggaaaattccatgaGAAAGATAATCATTTTTTgcttgggagggaaaaaaatacttctgCAAATACAAGAAGAAGCATATAtgtgcaaataaatgaaatgggaCAAGAAAGAGGAGCAGACTAAACATTCCAACATGTCATCATGCCAAGACACCTAGTGCGGCCCCAAAGGGAGGTGAGTAATAAGAATTCTGGTTTCTCCTGCGTATCATTAAATTTTAAGAGATGTCTTGGTGAAACTACTGCTTGCTAGAGCATCTGGTATCGTTGCTATTACTGATGAGGatggattttctttaaatttagaaCAGTTAACTTTAATCACTATGGagagcaaataaataaagtaattacAATagcttaatttatattttattatgtaggtaaatttaaataaacagttTATGAATCAGTGTTCAGTTTCCTAGCAGAGTTGGAGGGTAGTAGGCATAATCTGACCTCTTCCAAGAAGAAATTTAAGTCGATCTTGGAACTAACTCCTAGACTAAAACCCTTAATCTAGGTCTCTGCTATGtacaatattttcaaatgtgtcatttatcaagcaaataaataaactttgcATGTATATACTTAATAGTCTTCAATCAGCAGCTCTGATGTTTTATACTAGAAATGCTTCatcacaaaaatggaaaagtgCTTTAAACCAGTTATGTAatgtaaaattttctagtagccatgccaaaaagtaaaaaggaacaagTTAAATTCGCTTTAATAATATGTCTTTAACccaatatatgaaaaaaatattatttcaatatataaGCAACATAAAAACCTATTAATGAGAtattatacattctttttttcacagtaagtctttgaaatctggtgtgtgttttacacttagaGCATAGTTCCTCATTTGCACTAGCCACAGTTCAAACGCTCAGGAGCTACtcgtggctagtggctgccaccTTGGATATCACAGCTCTAAACCATTGGTATCTTACCTCAAAGTCTCAGTTGTCAGGATACAGAAAATTAGAGATCACTGACATAGTAAACAAATAggtataatgaaaataaatcacGACAAGGACTTAGAAGAACTGGATTCCGACAACCAGCAGTGTGGTCTTGGGTAAATTGCTTTAATCTCCCCGGGCCTCAGGTCACTCATGTGTAAAAATGAAGAGGTTGGACTAGGTGATTCAACTGTatgggtattttttaaatattcttcttcATCCTAACAATAAAGATAGAAGGTGAGATAGAAGTAgattaaatagatagatagaaagacagacagacagataggtgaaagagagaaagaggaaaaataggaaggaa of Equus quagga isolate Etosha38 chromosome 3, UCLA_HA_Equagga_1.0, whole genome shotgun sequence contains these proteins:
- the AFP gene encoding alpha-fetoprotein, translated to MKWVVSILLIFLLNSTESRTMHSNAYGIASALDSFQCSPEMNLVDLATIFFAQFVQEATYKEVSKMVKDVLTVTEKSTGSEQPTGCSENRLSAFLEEICHEEEIPEKYGLSGCCSQNEEERHNCLLARKKDSPASIPPFQVPEPVTSCKAYEENREMFLNRYLYEIARRHPFLYSSTALYLASHYDKIISACCKSENAVECFQTKAATITKELRETSLLNQHVCAVIRNFGPRTLQAITVTTLSQRYSKANFTEIQKLVLDVAHAHEECCRGNVEECVQDGEKLISYVCSQEDILSSSIVECCKLPTVELAQCIIHAENDDKPEGLSPNLNRLLGERDFNQFSSKEKDLFMARFTYEYSRRHTKLAVPVILRVAKGYQEFLEKCSQSENPLECQDKGEEELQKYIQEGQALAKRSCGLFQKLGDYYLQNAFLVAYTKKAPQLTPPELIALTRKMATAAATCCQLSEDKQLTCGEQAAGLIIGQLCIRHEESPINPGVGQCCTSSYANRRPCFSSLVVDETYVPPPFSDDKFIFHKDLCQAQGVALQTMKQQFLINLVKQKPQITEEQLEAVIADFSGLLEKCCQRQGQEVCFSEEGPQLISKTRAALGV